The proteins below come from a single Zea mays cultivar B73 chromosome 8, Zm-B73-REFERENCE-NAM-5.0, whole genome shotgun sequence genomic window:
- the LOC100273380 gene encoding protein FATTY ACID EXPORT 3, chloroplastic isoform X1 produces the protein MAASLLHASAAAASLLSSTQHARAGAAAFHPLACAPSLRLTRSSFSTNRHLEISLRAISASRRFAGRGAPRDRRVVAALAGEQTSLECWCWMQEGSEVGDDRNGEIKPEEAQEIWKVMLEQFKAEALRMQALSMQAYDVYSERTREVLLEASEKLKIQADKAQKDLSVVATEIGQEGQEYLMMAARNSPDSIKDITTTFRALGKLNWPSEYEDYHVGIPFGTFLTVGGFLNFMLAGSTSALRFGIILGLALLALGISSLRSQRDGGRRPRLLVKGQAAIASVIFFREFSVLLQNGWFPKIFMVLLSGVVAGFYFYRIAAGSPKELSSNSDSVN, from the exons ATGGCCGCCTCTCTCCTCcacgcctccgccgccgccgcctcgctCCTGAGCTCCACCCAGCACGCCCGCGCGGGTGCCGCCGCCTTTCACCCCCTCGCGTGTGCCCCATCCCTACGCCTTACGCGCTCCTCGTTCTCGACCAATCGCCACCTCGAGATTTCACTCCGGGCGATCTCGGCCAGTCGCCGTTTCGCGGGGAGGGGGGCACCCCGGGACCGCCGCGTTGTCGCCGCCCTAGCGGGGGAGCAAACC TCGCTTGAATGCTGGTGCTGGATGCAGGAGGGTTCAGAGGTGGGGGATGACAGAAACGGGGAGATAAAGCCCGAGGAAGCTCAGGAAATTTGGAAGGTAATGCTGGAGCAGTTCAAGGCTGAGGCCCTGCGGATGCAGGCCCTGTCAATGCAGGCTTATGATGTCTACTCCGAGAGGACGAGGGAGGTCTTGCTGGAAGCATCAGAGAAGCTGAAGATACAGGCAGACAAAGCACAGAAGGACCTGAGCGTGGTAGCTACCGAAATTGGTCAGGAGGGACAGGAATATCTGATGATGGCAGCTCGGAACTCCCCAGACTCGATCAAGGATATCACAACAACGTTCAGGGCTCTTGGAAAATTGAATTGGCCATCAGAGTATGAGGATTATCATGTGGGCATTCCGTTTG GTACCTTTCTTACCGTAGGGGGTTTCCTCAACTTCATGTTGGCCGGAAGTACCTCTGCCCTTCGTTTTGGTATCATTCTTGGCCTTGCACTGTTGGCTCTGGGAATCTCAAGTTTGAGATCACAAAGAGATGGCGGCCGTCGGCCTCGTCTTCTGGTGAAAGGGCAAGCTG CAATAGCCAGTGTCATCTTCTTCAGGGAGTTTTCAGTTCTTCTCCAG AATGGCTGGTTTCCAAAAATCTTCATGGTTCTCCTCAG TGGAGTAGTGGCAGGCTTTTACTTCTATCGCATTGCAGCTGGTAGCCCCAAAGAGCTGAGCAGCAACAGTGATTCAGTGAACTAA
- the LOC100273380 gene encoding Protein FATTY ACID EXPORT 3, chloroplastic — protein sequence MAASLLHASAAAASLLSSTQHARAGAAAFHPLACAPSLRLTRSSFSTNRHLEISLRAISASRRFAGRGAPRDRRVVAALAGEQTEGSEVGDDRNGEIKPEEAQEIWKVMLEQFKAEALRMQALSMQAYDVYSERTREVLLEASEKLKIQADKAQKDLSVVATEIGQEGQEYLMMAARNSPDSIKDITTTFRALGKLNWPSEYEDYHVGIPFGTFLTVGGFLNFMLAGSTSALRFGIILGLALLALGISSLRSQRDGGRRPRLLVKGQAAIASVIFFREFSVLLQNGWFPKIFMVLLSGVVAGFYFYRIAAGSPKELSSNSDSVN from the exons ATGGCCGCCTCTCTCCTCcacgcctccgccgccgccgcctcgctCCTGAGCTCCACCCAGCACGCCCGCGCGGGTGCCGCCGCCTTTCACCCCCTCGCGTGTGCCCCATCCCTACGCCTTACGCGCTCCTCGTTCTCGACCAATCGCCACCTCGAGATTTCACTCCGGGCGATCTCGGCCAGTCGCCGTTTCGCGGGGAGGGGGGCACCCCGGGACCGCCGCGTTGTCGCCGCCCTAGCGGGGGAGCAAACC GAGGGTTCAGAGGTGGGGGATGACAGAAACGGGGAGATAAAGCCCGAGGAAGCTCAGGAAATTTGGAAGGTAATGCTGGAGCAGTTCAAGGCTGAGGCCCTGCGGATGCAGGCCCTGTCAATGCAGGCTTATGATGTCTACTCCGAGAGGACGAGGGAGGTCTTGCTGGAAGCATCAGAGAAGCTGAAGATACAGGCAGACAAAGCACAGAAGGACCTGAGCGTGGTAGCTACCGAAATTGGTCAGGAGGGACAGGAATATCTGATGATGGCAGCTCGGAACTCCCCAGACTCGATCAAGGATATCACAACAACGTTCAGGGCTCTTGGAAAATTGAATTGGCCATCAGAGTATGAGGATTATCATGTGGGCATTCCGTTTG GTACCTTTCTTACCGTAGGGGGTTTCCTCAACTTCATGTTGGCCGGAAGTACCTCTGCCCTTCGTTTTGGTATCATTCTTGGCCTTGCACTGTTGGCTCTGGGAATCTCAAGTTTGAGATCACAAAGAGATGGCGGCCGTCGGCCTCGTCTTCTGGTGAAAGGGCAAGCTG CAATAGCCAGTGTCATCTTCTTCAGGGAGTTTTCAGTTCTTCTCCAG AATGGCTGGTTTCCAAAAATCTTCATGGTTCTCCTCAG TGGAGTAGTGGCAGGCTTTTACTTCTATCGCATTGCAGCTGGTAGCCCCAAAGAGCTGAGCAGCAACAGTGATTCAGTGAACTAA